The genomic window GGCGTCGGCGAGGCGACGACCGTGCCGGATGCATCCGGATCACCGGTCGGCGCGAGCCAGGCACCGAGGAAGGCGGCCACGAAGGCCAGCACGACGATCGCGACGCCGGCCCAGATGAGCATCGGCACGGTCACCACGGCAGGCGTACTGCGTTCGGACGTCGTCTCCATCGTGGCCCCCCCCGCCGGTCGAATCGATCCGCTGGCTCGATGCTAACGGAGTGGGCCGGTTCCGGTCTCGGGATCGACTCCGGACTCGGCCTCGATCGCCGCCGCGCTGCCGGGCTCCGCCTCGGGCTTGCGGATCCAGATCCACGAGACGACACCGCCCGCGGCCATCAGCGCGGCCGTCACCACCGCGGCGCGGTGGAATCCGTCGAGGTCCAGCTGCCCGCCGACGATGGCCGACAGCATGGCGATGACCAGCAGGCCCGCGACGCGCGACACGGCGTTGTTGACGGCTGACGCGATGCCCGACCGGGCGGGCTCGATCGCGCCGAGGATCGCCGAGGTGAGCGGCGTCACGGTCAGCGTGAGCCCGAAGCCGAACACGAGCACGCTCGGCAGCACCTGCCACCAGTACGAGAAGTCCTCCGACACGGTCAGCAGCAGCAGCGCGCCGGCCGCCATGGTGAGCGGGCCGACGGTCATGAACAGGCGCGGGCCGAGCCTGCCCGACCAGACGCCGACCCGCGAGCTGAGCACGATCATCAGGATCGTCGACGGCAGGGTCGCGAGCCCGGCGAGCGTGGCGGGCAGGCCCGCCCCCTGCTGCAGGTAGACCCCGAGCACGAAACCGTTCAGGGAGAGCGCGCCGTAGACGAACAGCGTCGTGATGTTGCCGCTCCAGAAGTTGCGCACCCGGAAGAGCGACAGCGGCATCATCGGCTGCGCCGCGAACCGCTGCCGCACCAGGAATCCGGCGAATGCGGCGAGCCCGACGGTGAGCGGCACCCAGATCGCCGGCGACGACCAGCCGAAGCTCGGCTCCTCGATCAGCGCGAAGACCGTGCCGCCGAGGCCGACGGTGCAGAGCACCGCGCCGAGCCAGTCG from Agromyces sp. LHK192 includes these protein-coding regions:
- a CDS encoding MFS transporter encodes the protein MTVRMPRDQRLVLAIAVLASFVSFLDGTVVTVALPAILDELGGGLATQQWVVDAYLVTLGALILVAGSISDVYGRLLVIRIGLVGFGLTSIAIAAAPTPEFLIIARALQGVAGALLVPSSLALITSNFRDEAQARAIGIWTALTTAAMVAGPVVGGLFVDFGSWRYAFLINVLPIAVTLWLTVSLARIGHRDVRREGARIDWLGAVLCTVGLGGTVFALIEEPSFGWSSPAIWVPLTVGLAAFAGFLVRQRFAAQPMMPLSLFRVRNFWSGNITTLFVYGALSLNGFVLGVYLQQGAGLPATLAGLATLPSTILMIVLSSRVGVWSGRLGPRLFMTVGPLTMAAGALLLLTVSEDFSYWWQVLPSVLVFGFGLTLTVTPLTSAILGAIEPARSGIASAVNNAVSRVAGLLVIAMLSAIVGGQLDLDGFHRAAVVTAALMAAGGVVSWIWIRKPEAEPGSAAAIEAESGVDPETGTGPLR